The segment GATCGGTTCTAGTAACACAGGCTCACACTTCGCCATGCCTTCCTGCATTGCAATCCGAGCGGCTTGCTTGAAAGCTTGCTCCGAACTATCAACACTGTGATAGGAACCATTCGTTAAAGTCACAGCAATATCGACAACTGGGAACCCTAGTGGTCCCGTTGTGAGATACTCCCGTACACCCATTTCTACTCCTGGAATGTACTGTTTCGGAACGACTCCACCCACAATTTTTTCACCAAACCGGAAGCCATCCCCGCGTGCAACAGGCTGAATGTCGAGATAGACATCTCCAAATTGTCCATGTCCGCCTGTTTGGTGCTTGTAGCGACCATGAGAGTTTGTGGATTTGCGAACGGTTTCTTTGTAGGGAACTTGCGGCAGATGCGTCACCATTGGGAGATTGTACTTGCGGCGTAAGCGATCGAGTGCAACTTGCAAGTGAATTTCACCCTGTCCCCAGAGAATGATTTCATGGGTATCGCCATGCTGTTCCCAACGGAGCCCAGCATCTTCTTCTAAGAGTTTTGCAAGTGTTCCAGTTAGCTTCACTTCATCATTGCGCTTCTCGGCTTGAATTGCCATGGCAAAGACAGGTTTGATCTGCTCAGGCTGACGCAGTGCTGGAACTTCTGCTGGCGAAAGGGTATCGCCTGTTTTAATGCCTTCCATTCGGGCAAGTGCAACAATCTCACCTGCATGAGCTTCATTGATACTTTGCTGTTGTTGCCCCATCAGGCGATACATTCCACCGATGCGTACTCCATTTAAGGTCATGCCGTCTGTGATGGTGCCTTGCCAAACGCGAATCAGAGAGAGCTTGCCTCCTTGTTGAGTGTTGTAAGTTTTGAGCACTTGAGCGATTTCTGCATCAGATTTGATGTTGCGGCGTTCTGCGATCGCAGTTGGCTCTGATGTTTCTTGTAGTAATGCTTCGAGTAAAGGACGCACACCATAATCGCGATCGGCGCATCCAAAGAACACAGGCACAATCAAGTCAGCACCCAGTTCCATTTTCAGATCGTTCAAAATCTCTTCTTCGGGTGGCTCAATTTCTTCTAAAAGTTCTTCTAGCAGGTGATCATCCCAATTTGCGAGCGTTTCCAGCATTTCCATACGGGCAAGCTGCTCTTCTTCTTTGAGTTCATTGGGGAAAGGAACTGGGTCAGCAGGTGCGCCCGGATGATAGTGGTAGGCTTGCTCGTTGACGAGATTGATAAAGCCTAAAATCGATTCGCCCCGGCCAATCGGATATTGATGCGGAATCAGTGGACGGCTTGAAACAGCTTTGAGCGCGTGTAGAACTTCCATGAAATCTACATCAGCGCGATCCATTTTGTTCAAAAATACGAAGTGCGGAATTTCCCAATCGTCTAGGAATTTGAACAAGGGCGATAGAGTCATCACTCGATCGACGACAGGTTCGCAGACGACAACCACTGCATCTACGCCGATCAGGGCGTTCAAGGTTTCCTGAGCAAATTCTACCGATCCGGGACAGTCAAGGAAGGTAAACCGCACGTCTTCATAGACGGTGTGTGCTGCGTTGACTTCAACGGTCATTTGGCGATCGCGGGCTTCTTGGCTGCTGTCTCCGACAGTGTTTTTGTCTTGAACCGTTCCTTTGCGAGACACTGCTTTGGTGACCCAAAGTAGGCTTTCGAGTAAGGTGGTTTTGCCGCTCAGGTAAGGACCTACGATCGCCACACTTCGGATGCCGATAGAATTACCTTTCATATCTGACCTCTTGAATTAAGTGAAATGCAGAACATACCTCGATCGCATTTCTGTAAATGTAATCTCTAAATTTCTGCATTGAAGAGTGCAAAAATCAGACATTAAATTTACAGCGCGATCGAAGCTTGAATTGAGATAGAAAATCGGGAATTTCTGAATCTGAAATTATTCAGTCTATGGATTATCAAATTGATTGCATCCAATCGATTGAAATCTCAGATTGTCTTAACAAAAATGGGGCGCGTTGAGCACCCCATCTTGTCTTATGAAATTAGCGAGCTGGCAGTCTCAGTCGCGTGTTTACCATTCCCATTTTGGTGAGTGTGTCCGTTGCCGTTGCGCGGTTGAATGACACCGTATCCCCCGTGATTCCGTTCATAAGCGACGTTGATTTCACCCGTCTCGATATTGCGGAACATATAGAAGTCATGTCCGACAAGTTCTAGCTGCTCGATCGCTTGATCAACGGTCATCGGTGGCATTGAGAAATACTTCGTCCGAACCACTTGGGCAGGCAGTTCCGGTTCTCGGTCGAGCCGCAACTCTTCTACCACAGGCTGTCCTTCTAGAAGTTCAGTCGTTTTTTCATGACGATGATTTGCACGTTTTTCTTTGTATTTTCGGAGTCTCCGACTAATTTTATCTGCGACTAAATCAATACTGGCGTAAAGATTTTCGCTGGCTTCTTCGGCGCGAACGACAGTTCCGTTCGCATAGATCGTGACCTCTGCAATTTGTTTTGCAACGCGAGGGTTTCGGGCGACAGAGAGATGAACATCGACTTCGGTTGTTAATGCCTGGTAGTGGTTCACCGCTTTTTCAATTTTTTGGTGAACGTACTCTCGAATCGCATCTGTGATTTCAATGTTCTTTCCCTGAATCACAAGCTTCATATAAGCTGCTCCTCCCCTGGAATGGTGGGTGATTAACTTCACACTAGCACTTTGGTATTGCAGTAAACAGTTCGGTTAAAAATGTTTTGCATCTGTTGACAATTCTTGATTCAAAAAGGGCGGTGATCTCCCCTGTTTCTCGCTTGATCTTTCTGCAATTTTGAGCGAATCTTATTAATCGGGGATTCACCAAGCTCTATGCGATCGTGTTTTTTGTACTCTCAAGGGTTAGTGCCTTATCAAACTGCCTGGAAATGGCAGCGATCGCTGGTGAATGAGCGCAAAGAGAATGCGGCTCTCGATGATATTTTAATTTTGCTAGAACATCCTCCTGTTTACACACTTGGACAGGGTTCGGATATCGGATTTCTCAAGTTTGCTCCGGGTGAGTATGAATTGCATCGAATTGAGCGCGGTGGAGAAGTAACCTATCACTGCCCTGGGCAACTGGTGGGCTATCCGATTTTGAATTTGCAGTACTATCGCAAGGATTTGCATTGGTATCTGCGACAGTTGGAAGAAGTGATCATCCGAGTTCTAGCAATGTATGAATTAGAAGGAATTCGGATTCCAGGATTGACTGGGGTTTGGGTTGAGGGACGAAAGTTAGCAGCGATTGGGATAAAAGTCAGTCGTTGGATTACGATGCATGGGTTTGCGTTGAATGTCTGCCCTGATTTGACTGGATTTGAGCGAATTGTGCCGTGTGGGATTGCAGATAAGCCGGTCGGAAGTTTGGCGCAGTTTGTTCCAGGCATTACGGTCGAAGAGGTCAAAGAAAGAATTGCGATCGCGTTTGCTGAAGTCTTTGAAGTCACTCTCCATGAACACACTTTCTCGTCGGGGCAAGCATAAGATTTTCATCGGCATGTCGCCTGGTGTTGGGAAGACGGTCAAGATGCTTGAAGAAGCGCGCGGCTTGAAACAAGAAGGTGTCGATGTTGTCATCGGGCTACTCGAAACGCATAACCGAGAGGAAACCGCGCAAAAAGCGATCGGGCTAGAACAAGTCCCCCGCCAACAACTGCTGGTTTCGGGAGTTGTCCTCACTGAAATGGATACAGCAGCAGTGATGGCTCGCCAGCCTCAGCTTGCGTTGATTGATGAGCTAGCGCATACGAATGTGCCAGGTTCAAAGTACGAGAAGCGATATCAAGATGTCGAAGAAATTTTGGCAGCGGGAATTGATGTGTTCTCGACCGTCAACATTCAGCATCTAGAAAGCTTGAATGATCTGGTAGCTCGAATTACGGGCGTTGTTGTCCGAGAGAGAATCCCCGATCGCGTTTTAGAACAAGCCGATGAGATTGTCGTAGTTGATGTGACTCCTGAAACGTTGGAGGAGCGGCTCAAAGATGGCAAAATCTATGCGCCTGAGAAGATTGATCAAGCTTTGCAAAACTTTTTTCAGCGTCGGAATTTGATTGCACTTAGAGAGCTAGCGCTGCGAGAGATTGCAGATAATGTTGAAGAGAAGGAAATTGAAAGTGAGAATGCTTCCTTCTGTAACATTCATGAGCGCATCTTAGTCTGCATTTCGACTTATCCCAATTCGATTCAGTTACTTCGGCGCGGAGCTAGAATTGCAGGATATATGCACGGGCTACTTTACTGCCTGTTTGTCAACGCGCCGGATCGATTTTTAACGAAAGCAGAAACCTTACATATTGAGACTTGTGAGCAGATCTGTCAGGAGTTTGGCGGTCAATTTATTCGCGTGACAGAACCCGATCGAGCAAAAGCGATCGCACAAGTTGCTCAAGAGTACCGAATTACGCAAATTGTGATTGGGGAAAGTCGTCGATCGTACTGGAGCACTTTGATTCGCGGCTCTCTGACTCAGCGATTGCTAAAATCCTTGCGCAACATTGATGTGCATATTATTGCAACAGAGCCACGAGGAAATTAACGCACGCGCACAAATCCTGCTTTCGCGATCGCCTCCTGTGCTGGAGTACTCAAAAGCAGATTCGCATATGCTTCACCTGCTTGTTGTTCTCTGCTATTGTTTTGTTTCACAATTACCGAAAGATTGCGGGTCAGCGGATAAGTGCCATCCTGAAAGGCTTTTGTATTTAATCGATTCCGAGTTGGACAAGTTGCAAGCGATCCTTCGTAAGCTGCAACAAACTGATTCGTCGTTCCCAACGGCATTGTTTTCACAGTACACTGCGGCACAACTTCAGGCGCTGAAGCAAAGTAGATTCCCCCAGGAGTTGAGCCTACTTTTTGTAATCCCTCTGTTGTGGTGCCAACAATCTGAGTCGTTGCAGGTAAAGGCTGTCCTTTGAGTACTTGCTCAGAGAAGATATTGCCATCGAGATCCCGACGTGAAAAAACGACGATCGCTAAATCCTGCCCGCCGACTTGTTGCCAATTGGTAATCCGCCCTAAGTAAATCTCGCGGAGTTGATCGAGGGTTAATCCCGGCGCAGATTGAGAGGGGTGAACTGCGATCGCAATGCCATCGATCGCGATGGGAATTTCTTTCAAGCTCAAGCCTTTTTGCTGTGCGTCTTGCTGCTCTTGTGGCGTGATAGGTCGTGAAGATTGAGCAAACTGAATTTGACCATTCAACAACATCTGAATGCCGACTGCTGAGCTAGGCGCGCTGCCAACTGGATTCACATAACGCAGTCGAAATTCGGGACGAGCAGCTTGTAGTGCTGCATCCACACTCAAACGAATCGGTGCCCAAGACGTACTGCCACCATAATTAAAAATTCCAGGTGGGACATTCTGCACCTCTGTCCAATCGGCTGAGGGCTTTGAATTGGGCAAAGCAGTCGTAGAGGGCTTCGGCTCAAAATTACCAACCGGAATGCCTGATTTCTCAGCTAGCCACCAAACGCCAGCAGCAATCAAGCTACCTGTAATCAACAACGAAAAAAGTAAAGCAGGGGCTTCGTTTTTCTGAGTCATAAGAGTCGAGAAACTAGGTTGAATATTAAACGAAATACAAGTCCGATCGCGAGTGCAACCAACGCCGTTAAGCCTGCAAAAATTAAAACATTCAGTGCCGGATGACCTGCCCGAACAAATTCACCTGCCTCATTTAGCTGCCTGACAAATCCAACCGTCAACAGTGAAACGCCTGCCAAAATCACGAGATCAATCTTTTCAATGAATCGCCAGTACTGTGCCAAGAGCAGAATTCCAACCAACATCAGCCAGAAGGTCGCACTGATGAGGGTTGTTCCGAGCAGGCTCACCATTGCGATCGCTAAAATGCCTGCCTCAAATCCAGTGAAGATTGATCCGCCGATCCATTCTAGGGTTGAGAAGCGGGAAATAATCGGCGATCGCTGAGGAGTCGGAGTGGGGAGTGGGGGAGTGGGAGGTGGGGGAGTGGGTTTTGGAGCGAGGGCGGCGAGCACTTCAGTTGCAGATTGAAAGCGCTCTGCTGGAGCATGACGCAGCATACGATCGAGGACATCTGCAAATTGCGAACTGACTTGAGCCTGCTTTCGCCAATTCCACTGGTTGTTATAGCTATCAAATAAATCTTGCGGCGATTTTCCAGTGAGTAACATCACACAAGTGGCTGCTAGAGCGTACAAGTCACTTGCAGGAAAAACCTGGCTGCCTGAAATCTGTTCGGGCGGAGCAAATCCTGCGGAGTAAATCCCGGTTGAACTTTGAATATTTCCAACCGCCTTTGTGACAAATTTGACTGCTCCGAAATCGAGCAAGTAGAAGCGCCCATTCTGATGACGCATGATATTAGAAGGCTTAATATCCCGATGAATTGAGCCATTCTCATGCACAAACTCTAAAATCTTCAGGGTTTGCTCTAGAGCGTTGCGCATGTCTGACTCAGAAAATCTTCCGTTTTGAACTAGCTCTGCTTCTAAGGTTTGCCCTTCAATATATTCCTGAACTAAGTAAAAGAATTTGGCGTTTTTCGGAGAATTCGGATCAGTGACTTCAAAAAACGCGAACAAATCGGGAATCTGCGGATGTTCTCGTCCGAGTTGCTCGAGCACTTCGGCTTCTCGTTCAAACAGATCTTGAGCAACTTTGAGCTGAGCAGGCTTGAGATTGCCAGAAGGTTGAAACTGCTTGACCACACACGATCTCATGCCTGGCGTATAGCGATCGCGCGCCAGAAATGCTGTGCCAAATCCGCCTTGTCCCAATAATTTTGTCGGCAAATACCGTCCCACCAATATCAATGGCATGCCACAATGCATACAAAATTTCTGGGGAACAGATTTTAAGATGTTGGGGTCGTCTAGGTCTGCGAAATGATTCACAGGACGGGCACAACCAGGACGAGTGCAGTGTAGCTGCATAGAGACTCACGAATTCGGTGCGTTTACCTACTAAAGTAACCTAGTGTGTCAAGCCTGGCACTATTTCTTAGTATTTTTCTATTTTCCTAATTTTGCAAGCACTGATTTTGTGGCAACGATGTGGCGATCGAGTCCCAACTCCGAAGGCGAAATCCCGATCGCCAATCCTACCAACTGTGGCAAATGCAAAATTGGTAAGCCTAATTTCTCTCCAATGACTTGTTCAACTTCTGGCTGTCGCGAGTCTAAATTCAAATGGCACAGCGGACATGGCGTGACCATACAATCGGCTCCAGCTTGAATCGCCGCTTTGATATGCTTCCCTGCCATCTGAAACGACTGCTCAGTTGCATAACTCGAGAGCGGCCATCCACAACATTGAGTCCGACCGCGATACTGAATCGGTGTTG is part of the Leptolyngbya boryana PCC 6306 genome and harbors:
- a CDS encoding elongation factor G, translated to MKGNSIGIRSVAIVGPYLSGKTTLLESLLWVTKAVSRKGTVQDKNTVGDSSQEARDRQMTVEVNAAHTVYEDVRFTFLDCPGSVEFAQETLNALIGVDAVVVVCEPVVDRVMTLSPLFKFLDDWEIPHFVFLNKMDRADVDFMEVLHALKAVSSRPLIPHQYPIGRGESILGFINLVNEQAYHYHPGAPADPVPFPNELKEEEQLARMEMLETLANWDDHLLEELLEEIEPPEEEILNDLKMELGADLIVPVFFGCADRDYGVRPLLEALLQETSEPTAIAERRNIKSDAEIAQVLKTYNTQQGGKLSLIRVWQGTITDGMTLNGVRIGGMYRLMGQQQQSINEAHAGEIVALARMEGIKTGDTLSPAEVPALRQPEQIKPVFAMAIQAEKRNDEVKLTGTLAKLLEEDAGLRWEQHGDTHEIILWGQGEIHLQVALDRLRRKYNLPMVTHLPQVPYKETVRKSTNSHGRYKHQTGGHGQFGDVYLDIQPVARGDGFRFGEKIVGGVVPKQYIPGVEMGVREYLTTGPLGFPVVDIAVTLTNGSYHSVDSSEQAFKQAARIAMQEGMAKCEPVLLEPIVKAVISVPTDFTSKVLRLSSGRRGQVLGYDAKEGWTGWDDVVVLLPQAEMHDLIVELRSQTMGVGFFQCEFDHLQEVPDKLAERVLVTTGHSNGKR
- the hpf gene encoding ribosome hibernation-promoting factor, HPF/YfiA family; protein product: MKLVIQGKNIEITDAIREYVHQKIEKAVNHYQALTTEVDVHLSVARNPRVAKQIAEVTIYANGTVVRAEEASENLYASIDLVADKISRRLRKYKEKRANHRHEKTTELLEGQPVVEELRLDREPELPAQVVRTKYFSMPPMTVDQAIEQLELVGHDFYMFRNIETGEINVAYERNHGGYGVIQPRNGNGHTHQNGNGKHATETASSLIS
- the lipB gene encoding lipoyl(octanoyl) transferase LipB yields the protein MRSCFLYSQGLVPYQTAWKWQRSLVNERKENAALDDILILLEHPPVYTLGQGSDIGFLKFAPGEYELHRIERGGEVTYHCPGQLVGYPILNLQYYRKDLHWYLRQLEEVIIRVLAMYELEGIRIPGLTGVWVEGRKLAAIGIKVSRWITMHGFALNVCPDLTGFERIVPCGIADKPVGSLAQFVPGITVEEVKERIAIAFAEVFEVTLHEHTFSSGQA
- a CDS encoding histidine kinase produces the protein MNTLSRRGKHKIFIGMSPGVGKTVKMLEEARGLKQEGVDVVIGLLETHNREETAQKAIGLEQVPRQQLLVSGVVLTEMDTAAVMARQPQLALIDELAHTNVPGSKYEKRYQDVEEILAAGIDVFSTVNIQHLESLNDLVARITGVVVRERIPDRVLEQADEIVVVDVTPETLEERLKDGKIYAPEKIDQALQNFFQRRNLIALRELALREIADNVEEKEIESENASFCNIHERILVCISTYPNSIQLLRRGARIAGYMHGLLYCLFVNAPDRFLTKAETLHIETCEQICQEFGGQFIRVTEPDRAKAIAQVAQEYRITQIVIGESRRSYWSTLIRGSLTQRLLKSLRNIDVHIIATEPRGN
- a CDS encoding substrate-binding domain-containing protein — encoded protein: MTQKNEAPALLFSLLITGSLIAAGVWWLAEKSGIPVGNFEPKPSTTALPNSKPSADWTEVQNVPPGIFNYGGSTSWAPIRLSVDAALQAARPEFRLRYVNPVGSAPSSAVGIQMLLNGQIQFAQSSRPITPQEQQDAQQKGLSLKEIPIAIDGIAIAVHPSQSAPGLTLDQLREIYLGRITNWQQVGGQDLAIVVFSRRDLDGNIFSEQVLKGQPLPATTQIVGTTTEGLQKVGSTPGGIYFASAPEVVPQCTVKTMPLGTTNQFVAAYEGSLATCPTRNRLNTKAFQDGTYPLTRNLSVIVKQNNSREQQAGEAYANLLLSTPAQEAIAKAGFVRVR
- a CDS encoding serine/threonine-protein kinase, whose product is MQLHCTRPGCARPVNHFADLDDPNILKSVPQKFCMHCGMPLILVGRYLPTKLLGQGGFGTAFLARDRYTPGMRSCVVKQFQPSGNLKPAQLKVAQDLFEREAEVLEQLGREHPQIPDLFAFFEVTDPNSPKNAKFFYLVQEYIEGQTLEAELVQNGRFSESDMRNALEQTLKILEFVHENGSIHRDIKPSNIMRHQNGRFYLLDFGAVKFVTKAVGNIQSSTGIYSAGFAPPEQISGSQVFPASDLYALAATCVMLLTGKSPQDLFDSYNNQWNWRKQAQVSSQFADVLDRMLRHAPAERFQSATEVLAALAPKPTPPPPTPPLPTPTPQRSPIISRFSTLEWIGGSIFTGFEAGILAIAMVSLLGTTLISATFWLMLVGILLLAQYWRFIEKIDLVILAGVSLLTVGFVRQLNEAGEFVRAGHPALNVLIFAGLTALVALAIGLVFRLIFNLVSRLL